One Thalassotalea hakodatensis DNA segment encodes these proteins:
- a CDS encoding RNA polymerase sigma factor, producing MLKLGQLWLLNNLIIQECITTAYGTALAVLVRQLGDLDQAQDSLQHACEKALTHWKDSIPNNPKAWLISAAKNFAIDSWRKQNRFEPHRSSVTFTIEQAYNFEDATLSLIFTCCHPTIAIDNQVALTLKFVFGFDDKTIASALLIPHKTLEQRVTRSKRKIKNNNFDFSLPSAKHLEARISGVLKVIYLVFNEGYYSNSGSKSFVSLLCKQAIDLLSSLCRTFRGKPNALALLALMTFSYARIPARNEHHFISLEIQDRSLWNKKLINNADILLQKSLMFGTVSSYHIEAAISGLHCQSSNFQNTDWQQISLLYLKLREYNQSPAVVVNHAAALLMNKEVNKAKIQLASIEQLMKNYLPYYMVLGKSFELEHNATQAINAYHNALKLSKNRIERQLIIDKITRLNA from the coding sequence GTGTTGAAGTTAGGCCAATTATGGTTATTGAATAATTTGATAATACAAGAATGTATCACCACTGCCTACGGAACCGCATTAGCTGTTCTCGTTAGGCAGTTAGGTGATCTTGATCAAGCACAAGACTCTCTTCAGCATGCATGTGAGAAAGCACTTACCCACTGGAAGGATTCAATACCTAACAACCCTAAGGCTTGGTTAATAAGTGCAGCCAAAAATTTTGCTATTGACTCTTGGCGAAAACAAAATAGATTTGAACCGCATCGTTCAAGCGTAACATTCACCATTGAACAAGCGTATAATTTCGAAGATGCGACCTTAAGCCTTATTTTTACATGTTGTCATCCTACTATTGCGATTGACAATCAAGTGGCTTTAACGCTCAAGTTTGTTTTTGGATTTGATGACAAAACAATTGCTTCAGCTTTACTCATTCCACATAAGACACTTGAACAACGAGTTACTAGATCAAAAAGGAAAATCAAGAATAATAATTTTGATTTTAGCTTACCCTCAGCTAAACATTTAGAAGCAAGAATTTCTGGTGTTTTAAAAGTGATTTATCTGGTATTTAACGAAGGTTATTATTCAAATTCTGGCTCCAAATCTTTTGTTAGTTTACTATGCAAACAAGCAATCGATTTATTATCGTCATTATGTAGAACATTTCGTGGCAAGCCCAATGCACTTGCTTTACTAGCTTTAATGACTTTTTCTTATGCTAGAATACCAGCAAGAAATGAACACCATTTTATCTCATTAGAAATTCAAGATCGCTCCTTGTGGAATAAAAAGCTCATTAACAATGCTGATATTTTATTACAGAAATCACTGATGTTCGGTACGGTATCAAGTTACCATATTGAAGCAGCCATTTCAGGCCTTCACTGTCAATCATCGAACTTTCAAAACACAGACTGGCAACAAATCTCGTTACTATACTTAAAGCTCAGAGAATATAATCAATCACCGGCAGTTGTCGTTAATCATGCTGCCGCATTATTAATGAATAAGGAAGTCAATAAGGCTAAAATCCAATTAGCTTCGATAGAGCAACTAATGAAAAATTATTTGCCATATTATATGGTTTTAGGAAAATCCTTTGAGCTTGAACATAATGCAACACAAGCGATAAACGCTTATCACAACGCTTTAAAACTTAGTAAAAACCGGATCGAACGTCAACTCATTATAGATAAGATAACTAGGCTAAATGCCTAA
- the tuf gene encoding elongation factor Tu has protein sequence MAKEKFERSKPHVNVGTIGHVDHGKTTLTAAISAVLTKTHGGDLRDFAQIDNAPEERERGITINTSHIEYDTASRHYAHVDCPGHADYVKNMITGAAQMDGAILVVAATDGPMPQTREHILLSRQVGVPYIIVFMNKCDMVDDEELLELVEMEVRELLSEYDFPGDDLPIIQGSALGALNGEAQWEEKILELAEQLDTYIPEPERAIDGDFILPIEDVFSIQGRGTVVTGRVERGIIKVGDDVEIVGIKDTTTTTCTGVEMFRKLLDEGRAGENCGVLLRGTKRDEVQRGQVLAKPGSINPHTKFESEVYVLTKDEGGRHTPFFKGYRPQFYFRTTDITGAVELPEGVEMVMPGDNLKFVVELINPIAMDEGLRFAIREGGRTVGAGVVSKIID, from the coding sequence ATGGCTAAAGAAAAATTTGAACGTTCGAAACCGCACGTTAACGTTGGTACTATCGGTCACGTTGACCACGGTAAAACAACTCTAACTGCTGCTATCTCAGCAGTATTAACAAAAACTCACGGTGGTGATTTACGCGATTTCGCACAAATCGATAACGCACCAGAAGAGCGTGAGCGTGGTATCACGATCAATACGTCTCACATTGAGTATGACACAGCATCACGTCACTATGCGCACGTAGATTGCCCAGGTCACGCGGATTATGTAAAGAACATGATCACAGGTGCGGCTCAAATGGATGGTGCTATCTTAGTAGTAGCAGCAACAGATGGTCCAATGCCACAAACACGTGAGCACATCCTTCTTTCTCGTCAGGTTGGTGTACCTTACATCATCGTATTCATGAACAAATGTGACATGGTAGACGACGAAGAGTTATTAGAATTAGTAGAGATGGAAGTTCGTGAACTTCTTTCAGAATATGACTTCCCAGGCGATGATTTACCAATCATCCAAGGTTCAGCATTAGGTGCATTGAACGGCGAAGCGCAATGGGAAGAGAAAATCTTAGAGCTTGCAGAGCAATTAGATACTTACATTCCAGAGCCAGAGCGTGCAATTGACGGTGACTTCATTCTTCCAATTGAAGATGTATTCTCAATTCAAGGTCGTGGTACGGTAGTAACAGGTCGTGTAGAGCGTGGTATCATCAAAGTAGGTGATGACGTAGAGATTGTTGGTATCAAAGATACAACAACAACGACTTGTACAGGTGTAGAAATGTTCCGTAAGTTGCTTGACGAAGGTCGTGCAGGTGAGAACTGTGGTGTATTATTACGTGGAACTAAGCGTGATGAAGTACAACGTGGTCAAGTACTAGCGAAGCCGGGTTCAATCAACCCACATACTAAGTTCGAATCAGAAGTATATGTATTGACGAAAGATGAAGGTGGTCGTCACACGCCATTCTTCAAAGGCTACCGTCCACAGTTTTACTTCCGTACGACAGACATCACAGGTGCAGTAGAGTTACCTGAAGGTGTAGAAATGGTAATGCCAGGCGACAACTTAAAGTTTGTAGTAGAGCTAATCAACCCAATCGCGATGGACGAAGGTTTACGCTTCGCAATCCGTGAAGGTGGTCGTACAGTAGGTGCTGGTGTTGTTTCTAAGATCATCGACTAA
- the rpoC gene encoding DNA-directed RNA polymerase subunit beta' gives MKDLLKFLKQQNQTEEFDGIRIGLASSDMIRSWSYGEVKKPETINYRTFKPERDGLFCARIFGPVKDYECLCGKYKRLKHRGVICEKCGVEVTLTKVRRDRMGHIELASPVAHIWFLKSLPSRIGLLLDMTLRDIERVLYFESYVVTEPGMTTLEKSQILTEEEYLDALEEHGDEFDALMGAEAVLALLKQIDLEGEVAQMREELPEIGSETKRKKITKRLKLMEAFAQSGNKPEWMIMSVLPILPPDLRPLVPLDGGRFATSDLNDLYRRVINRNNRLKRLLDLVAPDIIVRNEKRMLQESVDALLDNGRRGRAITGSNKRPLKSLADMIKGKQGRFRQNLLGKRVDYSGRSVITVGPTLRLHQCGLPKKMALELFKPFIYGKLEARGLATTIKAAKKLVEREGAEVWDVLDEVIREHPVLLNRAPTLHRLGIQAFEPVLIEGKAIHLHPLVCAAYNADFDGDQMAVHVPLTIEAQLEARSLMMSTNNVLSPANGDPIIVPSQDVVLGLYYLTRSRVNALGEGMVFADTKEAEKAYRTDAADLHARVKIRITEHIRNDEGELVAKTTLRDTTVGRAILWQVCPRGLPYELIDQPLGKKPISRLINHAYRNLGLKDTVIFADHIMYTGFHYAMVAGASVGIDDMVIPDEKYTIIDSAEEEVTEIQTQFDQGLVTAGEKYNKVIDIWSSANEKVSKAMMDNLSKEQVKNRDGEMEEQDSFNSIYMMADSGARGSAAQIRQLAGMRGLMAKPDGSIIETPITANFREGLNVLQYFISTHGARKGLADTALKTANSGYLTRRLVDVAQDLVVTEPDCGTEDGILMTPLIEGGDVVEPLRERVLGRSVAEDVLIPGTETVLLPRNTLIDEKLCDTLEEHSVDQVKVRSIITCSTDFGICAQCYGRDLARGHLINQGEAIGVVAAQSIGEPGTQLTMRTFHIGGAASRASAENSVQVKNTGILKLQNAKFVTNSEKKIVITSRSTELTVIDELGRERERYKVPYGTVLSKADGEAIESGETVANWDPHTHPIITEVKGNIKFVDLVEGLTMTRQTDELTGLSSIVVTDPSQRSSAGKEMRPMVKLVDAKGNDVMIAGTDIPAQYFLPGNAIVNLEDNSEVNIGDALARIPQESSKTRDITGGLPRVADLFEARKPKEPAILAEKTGIIGFGKETKGKRRLLITQPDGVVYEEMIPKWRQLNVFEGESVQKGEVIADGPESPHDILRLRGVAPVANYIVNEVQDVYRLQGVKINDKHIEVIVRQMIRKCEILDAGDSEFLKGEQLEVARVRIANRELEAEGKRPAEFDIQMMGITKASLATESFISAASFQETTRVLTEAAVSGKKDTLRGLKENVIVGRLIPAGTGYAYHQERARSRAVEVEEEVTVSADEAAQALTDALNADLEAGNADD, from the coding sequence TTGAAATCATTACCTTCACGTATTGGTCTTTTATTAGACATGACATTACGTGACATTGAACGTGTACTATATTTTGAATCATACGTGGTCACTGAACCAGGTATGACAACGTTAGAAAAAAGCCAAATCCTTACCGAAGAAGAGTACTTAGATGCACTTGAAGAACACGGTGATGAATTTGATGCACTTATGGGTGCTGAAGCTGTTTTAGCGTTATTAAAGCAAATTGACCTTGAAGGTGAAGTTGCACAAATGCGTGAAGAGTTACCAGAGATTGGTAGTGAAACTAAACGCAAGAAAATAACGAAACGTTTAAAATTAATGGAAGCGTTTGCGCAATCAGGTAACAAGCCAGAATGGATGATCATGTCTGTGCTTCCAATTCTACCGCCTGATTTACGTCCATTAGTACCGCTTGATGGCGGGCGTTTTGCTACGTCTGACTTGAACGACTTATACCGTCGTGTAATTAACCGTAATAATCGTTTGAAGCGTCTATTAGATTTAGTTGCACCAGATATTATCGTACGTAACGAAAAACGTATGTTGCAAGAATCAGTTGATGCCTTATTAGATAATGGTCGTCGTGGTCGTGCAATTACAGGTTCTAACAAACGTCCATTGAAATCACTTGCTGACATGATTAAAGGTAAGCAAGGTCGTTTCCGTCAAAACCTTTTAGGTAAGCGTGTTGATTATTCTGGTCGTTCTGTAATTACCGTTGGTCCAACGTTACGTCTACACCAATGTGGTCTTCCTAAGAAAATGGCACTTGAGTTATTTAAGCCATTCATCTACGGAAAATTAGAAGCACGCGGTTTAGCAACAACGATTAAAGCAGCGAAAAAATTAGTAGAACGCGAAGGTGCAGAAGTTTGGGATGTATTAGACGAAGTTATTCGTGAACACCCAGTATTACTAAACCGTGCACCAACACTACATAGATTAGGTATCCAAGCATTCGAACCGGTACTTATCGAAGGTAAAGCAATTCATTTACATCCATTAGTTTGTGCGGCGTATAACGCTGACTTCGATGGTGACCAAATGGCTGTTCACGTTCCGTTAACGATTGAAGCACAATTAGAAGCACGCTCGTTGATGATGTCAACGAACAACGTGTTATCACCAGCTAACGGTGACCCAATAATTGTTCCTTCACAAGATGTTGTATTAGGTCTTTATTACCTAACACGCTCACGTGTTAACGCGCTTGGCGAAGGTATGGTGTTTGCTGATACGAAAGAAGCAGAAAAAGCCTATCGTACTGACGCTGCTGATTTACACGCACGGGTAAAAATTCGTATTACAGAGCATATTCGTAATGACGAAGGCGAACTAGTTGCTAAAACAACGTTACGTGATACTACCGTTGGTCGAGCTATTTTATGGCAAGTATGTCCAAGAGGACTACCGTATGAATTAATTGATCAACCACTTGGTAAAAAACCAATTTCGCGTTTGATCAACCATGCATATCGTAATCTTGGCTTAAAAGACACAGTAATCTTTGCTGACCATATTATGTATACAGGTTTCCATTATGCGATGGTTGCTGGTGCATCAGTTGGTATCGATGATATGGTCATTCCAGATGAGAAATACACCATCATTGATAGCGCAGAAGAAGAAGTTACTGAGATTCAAACACAGTTTGATCAAGGTCTTGTGACTGCTGGTGAGAAATACAACAAAGTTATCGATATTTGGTCATCTGCAAACGAAAAAGTATCGAAAGCAATGATGGACAACTTGTCAAAAGAACAAGTTAAAAACCGTGATGGTGAAATGGAAGAACAAGATTCTTTCAACTCTATCTACATGATGGCTGACTCAGGTGCTCGTGGTAGTGCCGCTCAGATACGTCAGTTGGCTGGTATGCGTGGTCTAATGGCGAAACCAGATGGTTCAATCATTGAAACACCTATTACCGCTAACTTCCGCGAAGGTTTGAATGTACTTCAGTACTTCATCTCAACTCACGGTGCGCGTAAAGGTCTTGCCGATACGGCTCTTAAAACGGCTAACTCTGGTTACTTAACACGTCGTCTAGTTGATGTTGCACAAGATTTAGTGGTAACAGAACCAGATTGTGGTACTGAAGATGGTATCTTAATGACACCACTTATCGAAGGTGGTGATGTAGTTGAACCATTACGTGAACGTGTACTAGGTCGTTCTGTTGCTGAAGATGTATTAATTCCAGGCACAGAGACAGTATTACTTCCACGTAACACATTAATTGATGAAAAATTATGTGATACGTTAGAAGAACACTCTGTCGATCAAGTAAAAGTGCGTTCTATCATTACGTGTTCAACTGATTTTGGTATATGTGCTCAGTGTTATGGTCGCGACCTTGCACGAGGCCACTTGATTAACCAAGGTGAAGCGATTGGTGTTGTAGCAGCACAATCAATTGGTGAACCAGGTACACAGCTTACCATGCGTACGTTCCACATTGGTGGTGCGGCATCAAGAGCGTCAGCTGAAAACAGCGTTCAAGTGAAGAATACTGGTATTTTGAAATTACAAAATGCTAAATTCGTTACCAACTCAGAAAAGAAAATTGTTATTACATCACGCTCAACAGAGCTGACGGTTATTGATGAGTTAGGTCGTGAACGTGAACGTTATAAGGTGCCTTACGGTACTGTGCTTAGTAAAGCTGACGGCGAAGCGATCGAATCTGGCGAAACCGTTGCAAACTGGGACCCGCATACGCATCCAATCATTACGGAAGTAAAAGGTAATATCAAATTTGTTGACCTCGTTGAAGGTTTAACAATGACTCGTCAAACAGATGAGTTAACTGGGTTATCTAGCATCGTAGTGACAGATCCTAGTCAACGTAGCTCAGCGGGTAAAGAAATGCGCCCAATGGTTAAATTAGTTGATGCTAAAGGTAACGATGTAATGATTGCAGGTACTGATATTCCAGCGCAATATTTCTTACCTGGCAACGCAATTGTAAACCTGGAAGATAACAGTGAAGTTAATATCGGTGATGCGTTAGCACGTATTCCTCAAGAGTCGTCGAAAACGCGTGATATTACCGGTGGTCTTCCACGAGTTGCTGACTTATTTGAAGCACGTAAACCTAAAGAACCTGCTATTCTTGCAGAGAAAACAGGTATTATCGGCTTTGGTAAAGAAACGAAAGGTAAACGTCGTTTATTAATTACGCAGCCAGACGGTGTTGTATACGAAGAGATGATCCCTAAATGGCGTCAACTTAACGTATTCGAAGGTGAGTCTGTTCAGAAAGGTGAAGTTATTGCCGATGGTCCAGAGTCTCCGCATGATATTCTACGTTTACGTGGTGTTGCACCTGTTGCAAACTACATTGTTAACGAAGTACAAGATGTATACCGTTTACAAGGTGTAAAAATCAACGATAAGCACATTGAAGTTATCGTGCGTCAAATGATTCGCAAGTGTGAGATCTTAGATGCTGGTGATTCAGAGTTCCTTAAAGGTGAACAACTTGAAGTTGCTCGTGTGCGCATCGCTAACCGTGAGTTAGAAGCAGAAGGTAAACGCCCTGCTGAATTTGATATTCAAATGATGGGTATCACGAAAGCATCACTTGCAACGGAATCGTTTATTTCTGCGGCATCGTTCCAAGAAACAACACGTGTATTAACCGAAGCTGCTGTAAGCGGTAAGAAAGATACGCTACGTGGCTTGAAAGAGAACGTTATTGTTGGTCGCTTGATTCCTGCGGGTACTGGTTATGCTTATCACCAAGAACGTGCACGTAGCCGTGCTGTTGAAGTGGAAGAAGAAGTAACAGTATCTGCTGATGAAGCAGCACAAGCATTAACAGATGCATTGAATGCTGATTTAGAAGCAGGAAACGCTGACGATTAA
- the rpsG gene encoding 30S ribosomal protein S7, protein MPRRRVVGQRKILPDPKFANELLAKFINILMVDGKKAVAEKIVYDALDLLAEKNNEKEHLELFEEALDNIRPQVEVKSRRVGGSTYQVPVEVRPVRRNALAMRWLVEAARKRGEKSMAQRLANEMLDASDSKGSAVKKREDVHRMAEANKAFAHYRW, encoded by the coding sequence ATGCCAAGAAGACGCGTCGTTGGGCAACGTAAAATATTGCCAGACCCGAAGTTCGCAAATGAACTATTAGCAAAATTCATCAACATTCTTATGGTTGATGGTAAAAAAGCTGTTGCAGAAAAAATCGTATATGATGCACTAGATCTTTTAGCAGAAAAAAACAACGAGAAAGAACATTTAGAGCTTTTCGAAGAAGCGCTAGATAACATTCGTCCTCAAGTAGAGGTGAAATCTCGTCGTGTTGGTGGTTCAACTTACCAAGTGCCTGTTGAAGTTCGTCCAGTTCGTCGTAATGCGCTAGCCATGCGTTGGTTAGTTGAAGCAGCTCGTAAACGTGGTGAAAAATCAATGGCTCAACGCCTTGCTAACGAGATGTTAGATGCATCTGATAGCAAAGGTTCAGCGGTTAAGAAACGTGAAGACGTTCACCGTATGGCCGAAGCGAACAAAGCGTTCGCTCACTATCGCTGGTAA
- a CDS encoding IS4 family transposase: MNALPILKKTLTLVTLKMHARRRTSLVLSLESLLMGANATVTNLGRGINSKAKEKHRIKRADRLLSNTHLQREAFSIYQSLAKFTIGKAMRPIILVDWSDLDEHKGHFLLRATLASHGRGICLYEEVHSVKTKEKPRTHQQFLTNLAKILADTSKPIIVTDAGFKTPWFRAVLAHGWDFVGRVRLPNFYSIDDKVWQCITHLYAKATGCPKSFNGAIARSNQLACRLLLYKQKSKGRQSLNHSGKKRLSKTNKVYRKSANDPWLLATSLPQTKQLARRTTRIYGLRMEIEEGFRDMKSHQFGQGFEYNRTYNTNRLAILILLTTLAHWLLMAIGLAAKKAYKHHQYQANSLKNKNVLSLHFIGLRVMANRYEKLSYLELLTAIKQLHLTGGAHSFDTL, translated from the coding sequence ATGAATGCGCTCCCTATATTGAAGAAAACCCTCACTCTTGTCACCCTTAAAATGCACGCTAGACGACGAACTTCTTTAGTTTTATCACTTGAAAGCCTATTAATGGGCGCAAATGCAACAGTGACTAATCTTGGCCGAGGCATTAACTCGAAAGCAAAAGAAAAGCACAGAATAAAACGAGCAGATAGGCTGTTATCCAATACGCATTTGCAACGAGAAGCATTTTCGATATATCAATCTTTAGCTAAATTCACGATAGGTAAAGCGATGCGTCCTATTATTTTAGTAGATTGGTCTGACTTAGATGAACATAAAGGACACTTTTTACTTCGAGCAACGCTTGCATCACATGGTCGTGGAATTTGTTTGTACGAAGAAGTGCATAGTGTTAAAACGAAAGAGAAACCTAGGACTCATCAACAGTTTTTAACAAACTTAGCTAAAATATTAGCCGATACAAGTAAACCAATTATCGTCACTGATGCTGGCTTTAAAACACCTTGGTTTCGGGCCGTTTTAGCGCATGGATGGGACTTTGTTGGGCGAGTACGTTTGCCCAACTTTTATAGTATCGATGACAAAGTATGGCAATGTATTACTCACTTATACGCTAAAGCCACAGGCTGTCCTAAGTCGTTTAACGGAGCAATTGCGAGAAGTAATCAATTAGCCTGCAGATTACTGCTTTATAAGCAAAAGAGCAAAGGTCGACAATCGCTGAATCATTCAGGTAAGAAAAGGCTTTCTAAAACCAATAAGGTTTATAGAAAATCAGCTAATGACCCATGGTTGCTCGCTACATCACTGCCTCAAACAAAGCAACTTGCTCGACGTACGACGAGAATATATGGTCTGCGCATGGAAATAGAAGAAGGTTTTAGGGATATGAAAAGTCATCAGTTTGGGCAAGGGTTTGAATATAATAGAACATACAACACCAATAGGCTGGCTATTCTTATCTTACTGACAACATTAGCTCATTGGTTACTGATGGCCATCGGATTAGCGGCTAAAAAAGCGTATAAACACCATCAATATCAGGCAAATAGCTTAAAGAATAAGAATGTACTATCACTTCACTTTATTGGCTTAAGAGTCATGGCAAATCGATATGAGAAGCTCTCATATCTCGAGCTTCTCACGGCAATTAAGCAATTGCATTTAACTGGAGGAGCACATTCCTTTGATACTTTATAG
- the rpsL gene encoding 30S ribosomal protein S12 gives MATINQLVRKPRVRQVQKSNVPALQACPQRRGVCTRVYTTTPKKPNSALRKVARVRLTNGYEVTSYIGGEGHNLQEHSVILIRGGRVKDLPGVRYHTVRGALDCSGVNDRRQGRSKYGAKRPKS, from the coding sequence ATGGCAACTATTAACCAATTGGTACGTAAACCACGTGTCAGACAAGTACAAAAAAGTAACGTTCCAGCGTTACAAGCTTGTCCACAACGTCGTGGTGTATGTACTCGCGTATATACTACTACGCCTAAAAAACCTAACTCAGCACTACGTAAAGTTGCTCGTGTTCGTTTAACTAACGGCTACGAAGTTACTTCTTACATCGGTGGTGAAGGTCACAACTTACAAGAGCATAGCGTTATCTTAATCCGTGGTGGTCGTGTTAAAGACTTACCTGGTGTACGTTATCATACCGTTCGTGGCGCACTTGATTGTTCAGGTGTTAACGATCGTAGACAAGGCCGTTCTAAGTACGGTGCTAAGCGCCCTAAATCTTAA
- the fusA gene encoding elongation factor G, producing MARTTPIERYRNIGICAHVDAGKTTTTERVLFYTGLSHKIGEVHDGAATMDWMEQEQERGITITSAATTCFWKGMDAQFDEHRINIIDTPGHVDFTIEVERSLRVLDGAVLVLCGSSGVQPQTETVWRQMERYAVPRMVFVNKMDRMGADFLSVVQQMKDRLGANAVPIQLAIGSEEDFAGVVDLIKMKAINWNEADHGMTFTYEEIPADMQALAEEWRENLVSEAAEANDDLMEKYLEEGDLSEQEIKQALRQRTLANEVVLTACGSAFKNKGVQAVLDYVVEFLPSPTEVQAITGINNDKQESEGTREADDNAPFAALAFKIATDPFVGTLTFFRVYSGVVKTGDSVFNPVKGKKERFGRIVQMHSNDRKEIKEVRAGDIAAAIGLKDVTTGDTLCDTANVITLERMEFPEPVISIAVEPKTKADQEKMGVALSKLAAEDPSFRVETDDETGQTIISGMGELHLDIIVDRMKREFSVDCNVGKPQVSYRETIRKQVEVEGKFVRQSGGKGQYGHVWLRMEPQEEGAGFEFVNEIVGGAVPKEYIPAVEKGCKEQMDAGVLAGFPMLDVKVTLYDGSFHDVDSNEMAFKVAGSIGFRTGALEANPVMLEPMMKVEVITPEENMGDVVGDLNRRRGIIDGMDEGPAGLKVVNASVPLAEMFGYATDLRSATQGRASYSMEFKQYAEAPKAVANSIIEGRGGVV from the coding sequence GTGGCTCGTACAACACCTATAGAGCGTTACCGAAATATTGGTATCTGTGCTCACGTAGATGCAGGTAAAACGACAACAACAGAACGTGTACTTTTTTACACGGGGCTCTCACATAAAATTGGTGAAGTACATGACGGTGCTGCAACAATGGACTGGATGGAGCAAGAGCAGGAACGTGGCATCACGATTACTTCTGCGGCTACTACATGTTTTTGGAAAGGGATGGATGCACAGTTTGATGAGCATCGAATCAATATTATAGATACCCCTGGCCACGTTGATTTCACTATTGAAGTAGAGCGTTCATTGCGTGTGTTAGATGGTGCTGTATTAGTGCTGTGTGGCTCATCTGGTGTACAACCTCAAACAGAGACCGTTTGGCGACAAATGGAACGATACGCAGTTCCGCGTATGGTTTTCGTTAATAAAATGGACCGAATGGGCGCTGATTTCTTATCTGTTGTACAGCAAATGAAAGATCGCCTAGGCGCAAACGCGGTGCCAATTCAGCTAGCGATTGGCTCTGAAGAAGATTTTGCCGGTGTTGTTGATCTGATAAAAATGAAGGCAATAAATTGGAATGAAGCTGACCACGGCATGACCTTCACATATGAAGAAATTCCTGCTGACATGCAAGCGCTTGCAGAAGAGTGGCGTGAAAATTTAGTCTCAGAAGCCGCTGAAGCAAATGATGATTTGATGGAAAAATACCTTGAAGAAGGTGATTTATCTGAACAAGAAATTAAACAAGCTCTTCGTCAGCGTACGCTTGCTAATGAAGTTGTATTAACCGCCTGCGGAAGTGCTTTTAAAAATAAAGGTGTTCAGGCAGTACTCGATTATGTTGTTGAATTTTTACCATCACCTACAGAAGTACAAGCAATTACTGGTATCAATAACGACAAGCAAGAATCAGAAGGTACACGTGAAGCAGATGATAATGCACCGTTTGCTGCACTAGCGTTTAAAATTGCAACTGATCCGTTTGTTGGTACGTTAACATTCTTCCGTGTGTATTCTGGTGTGGTAAAAACCGGAGATAGTGTTTTTAATCCGGTAAAAGGTAAAAAAGAACGCTTTGGTCGTATTGTGCAAATGCACTCGAACGATCGAAAAGAAATTAAAGAAGTTCGTGCAGGTGATATAGCGGCCGCGATTGGATTAAAAGATGTAACGACAGGTGATACGCTTTGTGATACTGCTAATGTGATCACGTTAGAGCGTATGGAGTTTCCTGAGCCGGTAATCTCGATAGCAGTAGAGCCGAAAACAAAAGCCGATCAAGAAAAGATGGGTGTAGCGCTTTCTAAGCTAGCGGCAGAAGATCCTTCATTTAGAGTTGAAACTGACGATGAAACCGGTCAAACCATTATTTCTGGTATGGGTGAACTACATTTAGACATCATTGTTGATCGCATGAAGCGTGAATTTAGTGTCGATTGTAATGTGGGTAAACCGCAAGTTTCTTATCGAGAAACAATTCGCAAGCAAGTTGAAGTGGAAGGTAAGTTTGTTCGCCAATCAGGTGGTAAAGGTCAATACGGCCATGTTTGGCTTAGAATGGAACCTCAAGAAGAAGGTGCAGGTTTTGAGTTTGTTAACGAAATAGTTGGCGGCGCTGTACCTAAAGAATATATTCCTGCAGTTGAAAAAGGCTGTAAAGAACAAATGGATGCTGGTGTACTAGCTGGTTTTCCAATGTTAGACGTAAAAGTTACGCTATATGATGGTTCATTCCATGACGTTGACTCAAATGAGATGGCGTTTAAAGTAGCTGGTTCTATTGGTTTCAGAACAGGGGCTTTAGAAGCAAACCCTGTGATGCTTGAACCAATGATGAAAGTTGAAGTTATTACTCCAGAAGAAAACATGGGTGATGTGGTAGGTGATTTAAATCGTCGCCGTGGCATTATTGATGGTATGGATGAAGGCCCAGCTGGACTCAAAGTTGTTAATGCTTCAGTGCCACTTGCCGAAATGTTTGGTTATGCAACCGATTTACGCAGTGCAACCCAAGGGCGAGCTTCTTACTCTATGGAGTTTAAGCAATATGCAGAAGCGCCTAAAGCGGTGGCAAATTCAATTATTGAAGGGCGCGGAGGCGTTGTTTAG
- a CDS encoding YciI family protein, giving the protein MQYLCLIFEAESLASQRDDQANQALFADYHKFTEEIEATGNHIGGEALMPTETATTVRVRNGETLLTDGPFAETKEQLGGYYLIEAASLDEAVEIASRIPSAKDGCVEVRPIMVIE; this is encoded by the coding sequence ATGCAATATTTATGTTTAATCTTTGAGGCCGAGTCACTTGCTTCTCAGCGCGATGATCAAGCCAACCAAGCACTGTTTGCAGACTATCATAAATTTACAGAAGAGATTGAAGCAACTGGCAACCACATCGGTGGTGAAGCGTTAATGCCAACCGAAACAGCAACAACTGTTCGGGTAAGAAATGGAGAAACCCTTCTTACCGACGGACCATTTGCTGAAACAAAAGAGCAATTAGGCGGTTATTACCTTATAGAAGCGGCTTCTTTAGATGAAGCTGTAGAGATTGCTTCCCGGATCCCATCCGCGAAAGATGGCTGTGTTGAAGTTAGGCCAATTATGGTTATTGAATAA